Proteins from one Thermobifida alba genomic window:
- a CDS encoding hemolysin family protein, which yields MSELNPLLALALSVLIIGLSAFFVAVEFALVAARRYRLEEAAETSLSARAALRSARDLSLLLAGSQLGITLCTLALGAITKPAVHDLIEPLFHGWLPDAVSYTVSFVVALVIVTFFHLVIGEMAPKSWAISHPEKSAILLALPMRAFMWFTRPALVALNGMANWFLHRLGVEAVDEVASGHSPEDLRELVEHSAKAGALDPERRAQLATALEVNSRPLREIITPREEFAQVTADADVAAIRRVAVESGHLRLVVGDDEPFGVLHVRDTFTSKPGTTAADLMRPVLTLDATTPIYAALSIMRESRTHLALVEEDEELVGLVTMQDMLDRLLLAEVAEPGAR from the coding sequence GTGAGCGAGCTGAACCCGCTGCTGGCGCTGGCCCTGTCGGTGCTCATCATCGGCCTGTCGGCGTTCTTCGTCGCCGTCGAGTTCGCCCTGGTGGCCGCCCGCCGCTACCGGCTGGAGGAGGCCGCCGAGACCAGCCTCTCGGCGCGCGCGGCGCTGCGCAGCGCCCGCGACCTGTCCCTGCTGCTGGCCGGCTCCCAGCTGGGCATCACCCTGTGCACCCTGGCGCTGGGGGCCATCACCAAGCCGGCCGTGCACGACCTCATCGAGCCGCTGTTCCACGGCTGGCTGCCCGACGCGGTCTCCTACACCGTCTCGTTCGTGGTGGCCCTGGTGATCGTCACCTTCTTCCACCTCGTCATCGGCGAGATGGCGCCCAAGTCCTGGGCCATCTCCCACCCGGAGAAGTCGGCGATCCTGCTGGCCCTGCCCATGCGCGCGTTCATGTGGTTCACCCGGCCCGCGCTCGTCGCGCTCAACGGCATGGCCAACTGGTTCCTGCACCGCCTGGGGGTGGAGGCCGTCGACGAGGTCGCCTCCGGCCACAGCCCCGAGGACCTGCGGGAACTCGTCGAGCACTCCGCCAAGGCCGGAGCCCTGGACCCCGAGCGGCGCGCGCAACTGGCCACCGCCCTGGAGGTCAACTCCCGGCCGCTGCGCGAGATCATCACTCCCCGGGAGGAGTTCGCGCAGGTCACCGCGGACGCCGACGTGGCGGCCATCCGCAGGGTCGCCGTGGAGAGCGGGCACCTGCGCCTGGTGGTCGGCGACGACGAACCCTTCGGGGTGCTGCACGTCCGCGACACCTTCACCAGCAAACCCGGCACCACCGCCGCCGACCTCATGCGGCCGGTGCTGACCCTGGACGCCACCACGCCCATCTACGCGGCGCTGAGCATCATGCGGGAGAGCCGCACCCACCTGGCCCTGGTGGAGGAGGACGAGGAACTGGTCGGCCTGGTCACCATGCAGGACATGCTGGACCGGCTGCTGCTGGCCGAGGTCGCCGAGCCCGGCGCGCGCTGA
- a CDS encoding ABC transporter ATP-binding protein has protein sequence MTPKLRLEHVRHEFTVRDPDRPRRAPARFTALEDVTLDIGAGEFLVLVGPSGCGKSTLLDLLGGLSRPSSGRILLDGSPVTGPGLDRGLVFQQYALLPWRTARGNVEFGLEAKRVARRERARRAREYLELVGLAGFEEHYPHELSGGMRQRVAIARSLAFDPEVLLMDEPFAALDAQTREALQDELLRIWTHTGKTVLFVTHSIDEAVYLGQRVAVMTSRPGRIKTVIDIGLDRGAGTDPRSDPVFGQYRHTVWTELRGEVTAAQRLERTAASRKDLPHG, from the coding sequence GTGACCCCGAAACTGCGCCTGGAGCACGTCCGGCACGAGTTCACCGTGCGCGACCCGGACCGCCCGCGCCGGGCCCCGGCCCGCTTCACCGCACTGGAGGACGTCACCCTCGACATCGGTGCCGGGGAGTTCCTGGTCCTGGTCGGCCCCAGCGGCTGCGGCAAGTCCACCCTGCTGGACCTGCTGGGCGGCCTGTCCCGCCCCTCCTCCGGAAGGATCCTGCTGGACGGCTCCCCCGTCACCGGCCCCGGTCTGGACCGCGGCCTGGTCTTCCAGCAGTACGCGCTGCTGCCCTGGCGCACCGCGAGGGGCAACGTCGAGTTCGGCCTGGAGGCCAAGCGGGTCGCCCGCCGGGAACGCGCCCGGCGAGCCCGCGAGTACCTGGAACTGGTCGGCCTCGCCGGCTTCGAGGAGCACTACCCCCACGAACTGTCCGGCGGCATGAGGCAGCGCGTCGCCATCGCCCGCAGCCTCGCCTTCGACCCCGAGGTGCTGCTGATGGACGAACCGTTCGCCGCCCTGGACGCCCAGACCCGCGAAGCCCTGCAGGACGAGCTGCTGCGGATCTGGACGCACACCGGCAAGACCGTCCTGTTCGTCACCCACAGCATCGACGAGGCGGTCTACCTGGGGCAGCGGGTGGCCGTGATGACCTCGCGCCCCGGACGGATCAAGACCGTGATCGACATCGGCCTCGACCGGGGCGCCGGTACGGACCCGCGCTCCGACCCCGTGTTCGGGCAGTACCGCCACACGGTCTGGACCGAGTTGCGCGGCGAGGTGACCGCCGCCCAGCGCCTCGAACGGACCGCCGCCTCCCGGAAGGACCTCCCCCATGGCTGA
- a CDS encoding ABC transporter permease: MADTLAPPAPASPPRTPGLPGPPPPTAWLLHTAARWARRCAAVAALLLLWETAPRLDLVDRVFLPPLSEVLDTLAVLIRNGQMGEHVSASLGRGLTGFLVAVAAAVPLGVLLAWYRPVHDLLAPLLELFRNTAALALLPVFVLVLGIGEASKIALVIYACTFPILLNTATGVRTVDPLLVKSAVSLGFSPVGVFARVVLPAALPSVFTGIRMAGTSSLLVLVAAEMVGARSGLGHLVNAAQLNFQITHMYAGIIAIAVVGLLLNQVLASLERRFSRWRPARA, translated from the coding sequence ATGGCTGACACGCTCGCTCCCCCCGCACCCGCGTCGCCTCCCCGCACGCCGGGCCTCCCCGGCCCTCCGCCGCCGACGGCGTGGCTCCTCCACACCGCCGCCCGGTGGGCCAGGCGCTGCGCCGCCGTCGCCGCCCTCCTGCTGCTGTGGGAGACCGCCCCGCGGCTCGACCTGGTGGACCGCGTCTTCCTGCCGCCGCTGAGCGAGGTGCTCGACACCCTGGCGGTCCTGATCCGCAACGGCCAGATGGGCGAGCACGTGTCGGCGAGCCTGGGCCGGGGCCTGACCGGGTTCCTCGTCGCCGTGGCCGCGGCGGTCCCCCTGGGCGTGCTCCTCGCCTGGTACCGCCCGGTCCACGACCTGCTCGCCCCGCTGCTGGAACTGTTCCGCAACACCGCCGCCCTGGCCCTGCTGCCGGTCTTCGTCCTCGTCCTCGGCATCGGGGAGGCCTCCAAGATCGCGCTCGTGATCTACGCCTGCACCTTTCCGATCCTGCTGAACACCGCCACGGGGGTGCGCACCGTGGACCCGCTGCTGGTCAAGTCGGCGGTCTCCCTCGGCTTCTCGCCCGTGGGCGTGTTCGCCAGGGTCGTCCTGCCCGCGGCGCTCCCCTCGGTCTTCACCGGGATCCGGATGGCGGGCACCTCCTCCCTCCTGGTCCTCGTCGCCGCCGAGATGGTCGGGGCCCGTTCCGGCCTCGGTCACCTCGTCAACGCCGCCCAGCTCAACTTCCAGATCACCCACATGTACGCGGGAATCATCGCGATCGCAGTGGTGGGCCTGCTCCTCAACCAGGTCCTGGCCTCCCTGGAACGGCGCTTCTCCCGCTGGCGCCCCGCTCGCGCCTGA
- a CDS encoding GNAT family N-acetyltransferase: protein MRVFLKTGRLVLREFTEADAAHLDALGNDPAVMRFINGGRPVSPETVRTEELPRRMRRHPCTGECGYWAAEDRGGRFLGWFEFRPLDDGARTVELGYRLCSDAWGRGYATEGARALLRTGFTEWGTARVVAFTMAVNTRSRRVMEKVGLRHVRTFHGDWPEPIPGAEHGEVEYALTREEWLAGR from the coding sequence ATGCGGGTTTTCCTGAAGACCGGACGCCTGGTGCTGCGCGAGTTCACCGAGGCCGACGCCGCGCACCTGGACGCGCTCGGCAACGACCCCGCCGTCATGCGTTTCATCAACGGCGGCCGCCCGGTCAGCCCGGAGACGGTGCGCACCGAGGAGCTGCCGCGCCGGATGCGCCGCCACCCGTGCACCGGGGAGTGCGGCTACTGGGCGGCCGAGGACCGCGGCGGACGCTTCCTGGGCTGGTTCGAGTTCCGTCCGCTGGACGACGGCGCGCGGACGGTGGAGCTCGGCTACCGGCTGTGCTCCGACGCCTGGGGCAGGGGGTATGCCACCGAGGGGGCGCGGGCCCTGCTGCGCACCGGGTTCACCGAGTGGGGGACGGCGCGGGTGGTCGCCTTCACCATGGCGGTCAACACCCGCTCCCGGCGGGTGATGGAGAAGGTGGGGCTGCGCCACGTCCGCACCTTCCACGGCGACTGGCCCGAGCCGATCCCGGGCGCCGAGCACGGCGAGGTGGAGTACGCCCTGACGCGGGAGGAGTGGCTGGCCGGGCGGTGA
- a CDS encoding VIT1/CCC1 transporter family protein yields the protein MDEQRPGLSDPSPATLRRWRRRLADEREEARVYRELAERRHGEEREILLALAEAEARHAAHWERLLGERIGRPRRGTLRMRTLAFLARHLGWVFVLALMQRAENRIPYGAPDVPASIVADERIHAEVVRGLAMRGRARLSGTLRAAVFGVNDGLVSNIALVLGVVGGGATPGTVLLTGLSGLLAGALSMAAGEYVSVSSQRELLSASAPDEAARESIPRLDVDANELALVYRARGMSAEEARHRADTVLRRSRTGPLPELPGVADPEVVGTGFGAAVSSFVFFAAGAALPVLPFLAGMAGGAAVAVAGAVTGAALLAVGAVVGVLSGAPPLRRALRQLAIGAGAAATTYLLGLLFGATVV from the coding sequence ATGGACGAGCAGCGACCCGGGCTTTCCGATCCGTCCCCCGCGACACTGCGCCGGTGGCGCCGCAGGCTCGCCGACGAACGGGAGGAGGCCCGGGTCTACCGGGAGCTGGCCGAGCGCCGCCACGGGGAGGAACGGGAGATCCTGCTGGCTCTGGCCGAGGCCGAGGCGCGCCACGCCGCCCACTGGGAGCGCCTGCTGGGCGAGCGGATCGGCAGGCCGCGGCGCGGCACCCTGCGCATGCGGACACTGGCCTTCCTCGCCCGCCACCTCGGCTGGGTGTTCGTGCTGGCGCTGATGCAGCGGGCCGAGAACCGCATCCCCTACGGAGCCCCCGACGTCCCCGCGTCCATCGTGGCCGACGAGCGGATCCACGCCGAGGTGGTGCGCGGACTGGCGATGCGGGGCCGCGCGCGCCTGTCCGGCACCCTGCGCGCCGCGGTGTTCGGCGTCAACGACGGCCTGGTCAGCAACATCGCCCTGGTCCTCGGCGTGGTCGGCGGCGGCGCCACCCCCGGGACCGTCCTGCTCACCGGACTGTCCGGCCTGCTGGCCGGGGCGCTGTCGATGGCCGCGGGCGAGTACGTCTCGGTCAGCTCCCAGCGGGAGCTGTTGAGCGCCTCCGCCCCCGACGAGGCGGCCCGCGAGTCCATCCCCCGCCTCGACGTCGACGCCAACGAGCTCGCCCTGGTCTACCGGGCGCGCGGCATGTCCGCGGAGGAGGCGCGGCACCGCGCCGACACCGTGCTGCGCCGCAGCAGGACCGGCCCGCTGCCGGAACTCCCCGGCGTCGCCGACCCCGAGGTCGTGGGCACCGGGTTCGGCGCGGCCGTCTCCAGCTTCGTGTTCTTCGCCGCCGGCGCGGCACTGCCGGTGCTGCCGTTCCTCGCTGGGATGGCGGGCGGGGCCGCGGTCGCGGTGGCCGGAGCGGTCACCGGGGCGGCGCTGCTGGCCGTCGGCGCCGTCGTGGGCGTGCTCTCGGGGGCCCCGCCGCTGCGGCGCGCGCTGCGCCAACTCGCGATCGGCGCGGGCGCGGCGGCAACCACCTACCTGCTGGGACTGCTGTTCGGGGCGACGGTCGTCTGA
- a CDS encoding aldo/keto reductase: MTIPTTTLNNGVTVPRLGFGTWRVGRDAVATALETGYRCLDTAEMYRNETDVAAALAASGLDRAEVFVTTKVWNDHHGRRPTLDAFHASRRRLGLDVVDLYLIHWPAASDSVNVETWRALEQLYADGMVRAIGVSNFSPAQLDVLLDACDVVPAVNQIELHPARPRVAERAHHARHGIATQAWAPLAKGALLTHPVVTAIADAHARTPAQVVLRWHLQHGILAIPRSATPERIRGNFAVADFALTSRDMAALDALGA; this comes from the coding sequence ATGACGATTCCCACCACCACCCTCAACAACGGCGTCACCGTGCCCCGGTTGGGCTTCGGCACCTGGCGGGTGGGGCGCGACGCCGTCGCCACGGCGCTGGAGACCGGATACCGCTGTCTCGACACCGCCGAGATGTACCGCAACGAGACCGACGTCGCCGCGGCGCTCGCCGCCTCCGGGCTCGACCGCGCGGAGGTGTTCGTCACCACCAAGGTCTGGAACGACCACCACGGCCGCCGGCCGACCCTGGACGCGTTCCACGCCAGCCGCCGCCGGCTCGGACTCGACGTCGTCGACCTGTACCTCATCCACTGGCCCGCCGCCTCCGACTCCGTCAACGTCGAGACCTGGCGCGCCCTGGAACAGCTGTACGCCGACGGGATGGTGCGCGCCATCGGCGTGTCGAACTTCTCCCCCGCCCAACTCGACGTGCTGCTCGACGCCTGCGACGTCGTGCCGGCCGTCAACCAGATCGAACTCCACCCCGCCCGTCCCCGCGTGGCCGAGCGCGCCCACCACGCCCGCCACGGCATCGCCACCCAGGCCTGGGCTCCCCTCGCCAAGGGCGCCCTGCTCACCCACCCCGTGGTCACCGCGATCGCCGACGCCCACGCCAGGACCCCCGCCCAGGTCGTGCTGCGCTGGCACCTGCAGCACGGCATCCTCGCCATCCCCCGCTCCGCCACCCCCGAACGCATCCGCGGCAACTTCGCCGTCGCCGACTTCGCCCTCACCTCCCGGGACATGGCCGCACTGGACGCCCTCGGCGCATGA
- a CDS encoding aldehyde dehydrogenase family protein — MTQTAGSRQQVLTGLLIGGEIEGAEDWFPVFDPAAPQQVVGHAAAATPEQSRQAVDAADAAWPAWSALEPEQRAELLLEALRNLAEDHDARVELLVRENGKPRAEAQAELAVFARRCTLAAGMAGELRGVRRLLPQPRQEGTVPVGAAESGTAAPPRLRSEISVMPLGVVTIIIPYNWPLAVLAASLPYALVAGNSVIVKPPPTAPLTVVSTLRLLAERLPAGVLNAVTGSNEAVSPLVRDPRVRRIVFTGSTETGRHIMRVAADNVTRVTLGLGGNDPAIVLDDAELGPATIERLTVGSFLTAGQACTGVKRVYVHRSRYHELVEGMSAQLAGHRIGHGLHPDTTMGPLNNSRRRDHVRDLVDRARAVDCEVREFGTFGDEVELSGGYFLRPALVLDPPHDESIVVEEQFGPALPILPYDDLDRVVDTVNRDWSGLCSSVWSADLDRAGEVAARLRTGTTWINDVTAVAADDRAPFGGFRQSGMGREMGFEGLMEMTETHTVTYPR; from the coding sequence ATGACTCAGACAGCGGGCAGCAGACAGCAGGTCCTCACCGGGCTGCTGATCGGCGGGGAGATCGAGGGAGCCGAGGACTGGTTCCCGGTCTTCGACCCGGCCGCCCCCCAACAGGTCGTCGGGCACGCCGCGGCGGCGACCCCGGAGCAGTCCCGGCAGGCGGTGGACGCCGCCGACGCCGCGTGGCCCGCCTGGAGCGCGCTGGAACCGGAACAGCGCGCCGAACTCCTCCTGGAGGCGCTGCGGAACCTGGCGGAGGACCACGACGCGCGGGTGGAGCTGCTGGTCCGGGAGAACGGCAAACCCCGTGCCGAGGCGCAGGCCGAGCTGGCGGTGTTCGCCCGGCGGTGCACGCTGGCCGCCGGAATGGCCGGGGAGCTGCGCGGGGTGCGCCGCCTGCTGCCGCAGCCCCGGCAGGAGGGCACCGTCCCGGTCGGCGCGGCGGAGAGCGGGACGGCGGCCCCGCCGCGGCTGCGCTCCGAGATCTCGGTGATGCCGCTGGGCGTGGTGACGATCATCATCCCCTACAACTGGCCGCTGGCGGTCCTCGCCGCGAGCCTCCCCTACGCCCTCGTGGCGGGCAACAGCGTGATCGTCAAACCGCCGCCCACCGCCCCCCTGACGGTGGTGAGCACGCTCCGGCTGCTCGCCGAACGGCTGCCCGCCGGGGTGCTCAACGCCGTCACCGGAAGCAACGAGGCCGTCTCCCCGCTCGTCCGGGACCCGCGGGTGCGGCGGATCGTCTTCACCGGCAGCACCGAAACCGGCAGGCACATCATGCGGGTGGCGGCCGACAACGTGACCCGGGTGACGCTGGGGCTCGGCGGCAACGACCCCGCGATCGTCCTGGACGACGCCGAACTCGGCCCGGCCACGATCGAGCGCCTGACCGTCGGCTCCTTCCTGACCGCCGGCCAGGCGTGCACGGGCGTCAAACGCGTCTACGTGCACCGGTCCCGCTACCACGAACTGGTCGAGGGCATGTCGGCGCAGCTGGCCGGCCACCGGATCGGCCACGGGCTGCACCCGGACACCACGATGGGGCCGCTCAACAACTCCCGGCGGCGCGACCACGTGCGCGACCTGGTCGACCGGGCCCGGGCCGTGGACTGCGAGGTGCGCGAGTTCGGCACGTTCGGCGACGAGGTGGAGCTGAGCGGGGGCTACTTCCTGCGTCCCGCCCTGGTCCTGGACCCGCCGCACGACGAGAGCATCGTGGTCGAGGAGCAGTTCGGCCCGGCCCTGCCGATCCTGCCCTACGACGACCTGGACCGGGTGGTCGACACGGTCAACCGGGACTGGTCGGGGCTGTGCTCGTCGGTGTGGAGCGCCGACCTGGACCGCGCCGGCGAGGTGGCCGCACGGCTGCGTACCGGCACCACCTGGATCAACGACGTCACCGCGGTGGCCGCGGACGACCGCGCGCCGTTCGGCGGGTTCCGGCAGAGCGGCATGGGCCGCGAGATGGGTTTCGAGGGCCTGATGGAGATGACCGAGACGCACACGGTGACCTACCCGCGGTGA
- a CDS encoding ABC transporter substrate-binding protein: protein MHTRRHFLRYTATAAAAPLLTACAPSHSPGAAGEATVLRHQGSPGAVSFPELAVDLGYLDGVALEWVGDTTSGPQSIQAAATGDTGYGGAFNGAILKLVAAGAPVTAVLAYYGSDETTYSGYYVPEDSPLTGARDLVGAKVAMNTLGAHHEFVVREWLARNGLTGEEAARVELTVVPPVNAEQALRSGQVDVATLSGVHREKALERGGLRPLFTDTDLHAFSYGSIVLRNDFIERDPAATRAFVEGVSRAIRWTQTRPREEVVDRFVAVIERRGRNEDTETIQYWKSDGVAGPGGVIAEREFSVWHDWLVRNGELAEGRIALADVYTNEFNPYANGTYAPNSGPDGEPVSAAPSAASGPHGTAGGGR, encoded by the coding sequence ATGCACACCAGACGACACTTCCTGCGGTACACCGCGACCGCCGCGGCCGCTCCCCTCCTGACCGCGTGCGCCCCGTCGCACAGCCCGGGCGCCGCCGGGGAGGCCACCGTCCTGCGCCACCAGGGCTCCCCGGGAGCCGTCAGCTTCCCCGAGCTCGCCGTCGACCTCGGCTACCTCGACGGCGTCGCACTGGAGTGGGTCGGCGACACCACCAGCGGCCCCCAGTCCATCCAGGCCGCCGCCACCGGAGACACCGGGTACGGCGGGGCGTTCAACGGGGCGATCCTCAAACTCGTCGCCGCCGGGGCCCCGGTCACCGCCGTCCTCGCCTACTACGGCTCCGACGAGACGACCTACAGCGGCTACTACGTGCCCGAGGACAGCCCCCTCACCGGGGCCCGCGACCTGGTCGGCGCGAAGGTCGCGATGAACACCCTCGGCGCGCACCACGAGTTCGTGGTCCGCGAGTGGCTGGCCCGCAACGGCCTGACCGGGGAGGAGGCCGCCCGGGTCGAACTGACCGTCGTCCCACCCGTCAACGCCGAGCAGGCGCTGCGCAGCGGCCAGGTGGACGTGGCCACCCTCAGCGGCGTCCACCGGGAAAAAGCCCTGGAACGCGGCGGCCTGCGCCCGCTCTTCACCGACACCGACCTCCACGCGTTCAGCTACGGCAGCATCGTCCTGCGCAACGACTTCATCGAACGCGACCCCGCCGCCACACGCGCGTTCGTCGAAGGCGTGTCCCGCGCCATCCGCTGGACGCAGACCAGGCCCCGGGAGGAGGTCGTGGACCGGTTCGTCGCCGTCATCGAACGCCGGGGCCGCAACGAGGACACCGAGACCATCCAGTACTGGAAGAGCGACGGGGTGGCCGGACCCGGCGGGGTGATCGCCGAGAGGGAGTTCTCGGTCTGGCACGACTGGCTGGTGCGCAACGGAGAGCTCGCCGAGGGCCGCATCGCCCTCGCCGACGTCTACACCAACGAGTTCAACCCCTACGCCAACGGCACCTACGCGCCGAACTCCGGCCCCGACGGCGAACCCGTGTCCGCCGCCCCCTCGGCCGCCTCCGGCCCCCACGGAACCGCCGGAGGCGGGCGGTGA